In Xylocopa sonorina isolate GNS202 chromosome 3, iyXylSono1_principal, whole genome shotgun sequence, one genomic interval encodes:
- the LOC143422554 gene encoding dehydrogenase/reductase SDR family member 11-like, with the protein MDQWRGKLAIVTGASSGIGEDLSIAFVQHGINVVGLARRLENMNKLAAKMKNAKGTFHPVACDLTNEEDILKAFKLIETLGGADILVNNAGVGYGVPIIESPTEKLRAVVELNLLAVAICTREAVQSFKKRKAAGYIININSVLGHDPHLAPMPTCMYDATKSALITMSETLKREILELKLPIKITSLSPGLVNTSLPFLKDAGLDREIEKLPHLETKDVIEAIIYLLSTPPHVQVKELTVAALFADTAPYKYR; encoded by the exons ATGGATCAGTGGCGCGGTAAACTAGCGATTGTGACCGGCGCCAGTTCCGGGATTGGCGAAGACCTCAGTATCGCGTTCGTTCAACATGGCATTAACGTGGTTGGACTGGCAAGAAGATTGGAGAACATGAACAAACTCGCCGCGAAGATGAAGAACGCCAAGGGGACCTTTCATCCGGTGGCCTGTGACCTCACCAATGAAGAGGATATCCTGAAGGCGTTCAAACTGATCGAGACTCTAGGCGGCGCGGACATTTTGGTGAACAACGCTGGCGTAGGGTACGGCGTGCCCATCATCG AGAGTCCCACGGAGAAATTAAGAGCCGTAGTAGAGCTGAATCTACTTGCTGTGGCAATTTGTACGCGAGAGGCTGTGCAGTCCTTCAAGAAACGGAAAGCTGCGGGATATATCATTAACATAAATAG CGTACTTGGACACGACCCTCACCTGGCACCCATGCCGACCTGCATGTACGATGCTACGAAAAGTGCTTTGATTACGATGTCCGAAACGTTGAAGAGGGAAATACTCGAGTTGAAACTACCGATTAAGATAACT AGTTTGTCACCTGGTTTGGTGAATACAAGTTTACCATTTCTGAAGGATGCTGGACTTGACCGTGAAATAGAAAAACTACCACATTTGGAAACCAAGGACGTAATCGAAGCTATTATATATTTACTTAGTACACCGCCACACGTACAA GTAAAAGAATTAACAGTTGCAGCACTTTTTGCAGATACTGCCCCGTACAAATAccgataa